ACTCTGGGAACAAATTTTGTTGATCCTCACATTTAAAGCACATTGTTTTATAAAATAGGTTAACATTTTGGGATTATGCATGGATGCACGTAGGAATTGGCCAATTCCCATGCAAACTAACAATTTCTAGGTGGTCAACAAACAGTTCCAAGCAACAGTAAGCAGTAGGCAATGATAATTAACATGTCGCTCATTAATGGAAATCCTTGTTAATCCTTTCTCCAAATCTTTTGATTTAGAGATTTTTGCCTGAAGAGTACACTTCCAAGTGATATTCATATGTCAATGTTATATGGGCACTTCAAAATAGGTGCCTTATATGGGTTGGCACACGTGGACATGGTTCTGAAAAAAGGGTGCTTGGAGGAGGTATACAGAGGGAAAGTAAATACGGAAGTGACAAAAGATCAAACATATATAGTCAATTTGATCTTTTGATAACTGTTAAAGAACTGCTTCTATCATATTTGAAACCCATATTTAAAATCTGAAAAGTTGCTCTATACCTCCTAAGTTTAGTGGCAGACGGCTGGAAACTACCAACACAAATGTGGCATAGACATCAATTATGACCTGTAATATACAGAAGGGAGTGTAATGTCTAGCTTAATGCACTATTGTTATTTGTTACCATGTCAGTTCCTTTCAAATTGAAGCCTATACCCTAAACCGAATATGGTATCTGATATTGGACTGGATTAAGTAGTTTTACTGGATGATCTTGAATCCCATTCTCTAGAGCATTATCCTTGATCTAATGACTATATGTCACAATCTATGCATTTCGTTAGGAAATCCAGTTCCACTTGGCATATCATTAGTTTTCCTCTCCTTAATGTTTCCAAATTCCAAGAGAGGAAAAGACGTCTCAGTTTAGGTGATGGTCCTTTTTCTGTGCCCCTAGTTCCTTGGTGAAGCTTTCGTGTTCCTTAATGATCTTGGCTGGTCTTTGAATACTTATAAGCAATTGACTGGGTGGTCAGTCATTGCTTGAGTTAAGACTGTCAAGGATTTGTTAGACcatgtttgttttcttttacttCTGAATAGCATTGATGTTAATAAACTGTTGCATTCCAGATTATTCTGATCAAGAAATACATTTGTTTGCAATGGTACCTTCGGTTCCTGTTCTCTCCAAAGGTTGAACCTATTTGTGTAGATCTTTCTAGAGTATTTTTTCTATATAATCTCGAAAACCATCTATCTATCAAATATTCCTAACTGGTTCTATGTTATTTGACATGTATTGAAGTAGTTTCTTTAAATTTCATCAGGCACAGAGTTTGTCAGATTACCATGCCAgcatttcttttgtttgaaTTGCATGAAAACTTATTCACAAATTCATGTGAAGGAAGGAACTGTCAGAAAGTTGCTATGTCCTGAAACAAAATGTGGATGCATGGTCCCTCCTGGGCTGTTAAAACCCCTGCTTGGTGATGAAGAGTTTGAACACTGGGAGACCTTACTGTTACAGAAAACACTCGAGTCAATGAGTGATGTAGTCTATTGCCCGAGATGTGAAACACCTTGCTTAGAAGATGATGACCATCATGCCCAGTGTTCAAAGTGTTTTTTTAGCTTCTGTAGCCTTTGCAGAGATCGGCGCCATGTCGGAGTAACTTGTATGACACCGGAAATGAAGCTTCGCATCATGCAGGTAGGAATTAGAGAGTATGAAGCTATATCCTTGAAAGATTAGCCCTTCCACTCTTTTTCTGTTAAACATGGAAATTATATTTCAGAAGCCATCTTATTCAGTTGTCTTAAAGATTGTGATATTCTGATGCCATGGGTCCCCATTATCTGTTTTGAACTCTTTGGCAGCAGGAATTCattcccttttctaacattggTAACCACTGCATGTGTTTTATATTCAATCCCCTAATGCAGTGGCTGTGTACCCCTCTACATGCAGTGAATGATGTAACCAATCATATTTGTCAAGGCGTCAACTAGGCGCCcaggcgccttgttggtgtcgccttgcttgCAGGCCCtttccaatgccttgggtcatTTAGACACTGTGACAACTATGTAACCAATTTCACATATCAATTCTCAATTACTAATCCCTTTGTGGCAAAAGACAAATTTTAAAGATCTTGGCTGGAGCTGCTGGGCAATCTTAACTGCCATATCAATCTTTTTCTCAAGGATATTCATTTTAGATATACATTATGATCAACGTGTTCAGTAATCGAATACTAGGATCTTCTAAAGCATTCAGTTTTTTGGTTAATAGCCCATCTGATGTGATGCTCTCTGTCTTTCTATGGCATACAGTGTTGTCAGATACAATTTATGTATTGACTACCCCAGATTGGTTTGGAAGTAACTTTATCTTAGACTTATTTCCCTGCAGGAGCGGCAGAATTCATCTCAACTTAAGGATGACCAAAAGCGTAGAGAGCTTGAAATGATTAATGAGATTCTTAGTCTCAGGGAAGTACATCGAGAGTCTAAGCAATGCCCATCCTGCAAGATGGCGATCTCCCGAACTGAAGGTTGTAATAAGATGGTTTGCAGTAATTGTGGGCAGTTCTTCTGCTATAATTGTAACAAGCCAATTGATGGATATGATCATTTCAGGTTGGGATTCATTGTAGTGTTAAAAATAGTTATTTGTGTCTAATAGAATCTGTGCGCATTACATTCTTGAAGTTTTTTGTAAAATTAATGAATCTGTTTCTTTTAATCTTGCATTTactaataatattttttattgaagggaTGCTTCATGCAAGCTTTTCCCACCTGAAGCGATTATGAACTGGGCGGAGCAGATGAATGAACGTCAGTTAGTAGGTCAGATACAAGCTCAGATGTTTGCAGATCATAATAACAGATGCCCTAATTGTGGTCAAATGAATGCAAAGGTGAATGTTTACCGctatttcctctttttttttaataacctAGAAACAGTGTTGAAGTATTTAATATGTTATGCAATCTCATTTGGGGTTTCAGTTTTGACACCAGTAGCAATCAGATTGTGTTACACCTATGCTATTACTGATAGAACATGACTTAACAGCACCTCAGCATCACATCATATTTATTTACTTCAATTACTCTATATGGTATTGATTTTCTGTAAGCATGCACTATACCATAGAAATTTGGATTTAAAAGAATGGATTcaataattcatttttttttatgtaaaccATACTTATCTTAATCTGACTAGGCAGTTATATTAATTTACATAACCCTCAATCGCTTGTGATTGATGCCATCTTTAATCTCCTGATCAATATTTTCCGTATTACCACACAAATATCAGTTATTGTGGAGGTATTTCCATGAGCCTTTATTCGTATGGGCACCTGATTGAGATGTGCTTATAATGGGGGCAGACCAGCATGTTGGGTTTGTAAGGCACTAATACCAGCCAGCTTAATCTGGATTCTGGACTTATTAACGGGTATGCATATATAGTCATGTAATGATATGTCATACTCTGAGAAACTTCGATTACGGTGCCACTAAAAGGTTATGGTTGATTTAATGGAAAATATTGTACAGGAATTGTCTTAAGAGCAAAAGGAAATTGAATAGGCCTACAAAAATCAGAAGTTAAAGGGACCAGTTTTCATAGAGATGGTGTGTGAAACATGGTCAAGGTTTCGCTGGTCAAGGTTTCGCCATTGAATAGGTGCACAAGAATCAAGTATTCCTATCCAACAGCTGAAGTTATGACCGTGTTCATAcatgcatagttatcaaggcgggaaggcgaccatggtgttttagagggtaaaaaaacaaggcgacaccgccatggcggcaaggcgcccgccatggcaCCCAAGGTGTCCAAGGTGACCAAGGAGTCATggtgacgccttgataactatgcataCATGACTGTGTATGAAACCTTACACCTTACAGAAATACAATAATaagtttggaaaaaaaattaaatttatttttctggattttgttttccttaaaaaaaacaacaaccaaAAAGCAGTGGCATCTTGGTCAATGATACAATTTCCACCTTGGTGAACATCCATATCACATAGCTGGGTCCTTTTTCTCATTTAACTATGTCCAAATATGCTTCTTTGTCTTGTACAATTTtcagaaaaaaagagagacaaatAGCTTAAAGTTACAAAAtgagtcatagttgtcatgggGACGCTTAAGCGTCCAcgccccctccaacaccttggattgcctagacaccgtgacaacaATGAAATGAGTTTATAAATAAGAGTTGGTTTTCTAgggtgttttttttcccccttttggtTGAAATGAATGTAGTCTAATTGAAAAAATCTTTCTTGTCCTGCCATTTTATTCCCAGCTCTGAGCTAAATGAAAGTCATAAAGTAGATTTGAGTCAGTCCAATTACATAGAATCATCAAGATGTCTACAATGTTTGGCCCTTGATGTGACCAGGTTTGGACTGGTCACATACTTGGATCTGATGTTTCTGCAGAGAATGATATAGAATCTCTGTGATCTGATAAATTGTGTTAAGAGTACTGTTTCAGTTCATGAGTTTGTGGTACTGCCTTGTTTTATTGTGTTTATATACCCTTGCATGCTGGTTTTTAGTTGGTAATGAGTTACATTTAcctgttttatatttatttaaggTGAACATTATTTCTGTTCAATGACTGATGGAGTTTATTTTCATTAATGAAAACACAGAATGGGAATAACAACCACATATTCTGTTGGTCTTGCCAAAAGCATTATTGCTACTCGTGCCTGAAACTTGTCCGGCGTAGTTCTGAGCATTATGGACCCAAAGGGTGCAAACAGCATACCCTTGGATGATTCAGAGCAGCTGAAGCCTTTCTGTTTATCTGTTTGGAGGAGGTTTCAACCTGTTACACTGGAGCTAACCATCACAAGGAGATTCAATTCAATTTGAACACAAAATCATGTTCACTCCCATCAAAATTTGAACTGCTGGGTAGGAATAGGAACACCTCAAAATCCTTCAATTTCTTGTTACATTTTTTATAACATTGATCTTTTAGTAGGtttcataaaatatatatattccataCATAAATGATAGTtattccaaaaattaaaaaacaaataaaaaaatacatttctttTTGTAAGAGTGATGTCTTggttttttacctttttgtccTTTATACCTTTGCTTTGGTATGCTAAAAATTTACTCAATGTGATTTATGATGTACTTGGGTGTTGGGATTGGGATTCAAATTTACTCTCTCATGATCAGCATCCAACTATTTGAATATGAAGCACGGTTTTCAATATCGGACATGCCCGATTCATACTTAACCGATATGTATCAGTGGTATTTGTAAAAATGtgtttttctttgcattttcGGCAGATTTGGACCCAATACAGTCTGATCaatattggtatcatatcgtTCTCGGCGAtcaataccatgcactaaaccTTGATATGAAGGTTTGAGAAAAAACTCTATTGTTGTTCCCATTAtcagaaaatttgaagtctGAGATTAGTTTGTGAATAATTCGATCCAAAAAAAATCTGGACTTTCAAAATCGGTTCTAGATAATAGTTTGCCTTCGGAGGAATTTGGTTTGAAAAAATTTGGAATCTTTGCCAAATtagaataacaaattaaaaaatggATGAAATTTTCAACGAAAAATGACCAATTGTTCTGTTCTGATTTTTTCAAACATAAAGGATTAATTTTTGAATTAATCTGAATCTGACCTTTTCCCATGGTTTGCTTTTATGaccaattttttaaattgagGAAACGAATTAAACTCAATCTATTCTCGTACTGAATTATTCTTGAATCCGAATTTGTCAACTATATGGATGCCGTAGCAATGAAGCTTGATCTCTGGGCCAAACTTAATAAGTGGGTGGTCTGAGTGCTCGAATCAGGTATCCATTGCGCCAATCTGGGCTTTATATAAtttaaagggtaaattatacgtcacctcctggttttcaaacgaaattcagatcaccccctgatttttgaaaaaactcaaatcacccctacagtaacggtgttagttattggtgtgaaaggattattttacccttatactaaaacattTGAATTAAATTTATAGTACTACCCtaccttcttcatcttcaacattggtcaagggtagtttagggattcaAATTTATCTAactagctgacatcatcacttaatagtaTAAAACTAACGAtcgggactaatttgtcatattgggatcTAAATCAgaaggtgatttgagtttttttttaaatcagggggtgatctgagtttcgtttgaaaaccagggggtgacatgtaatttatcctaatTTAAAATGTGGCCCACGTGATTGTTCCATGTGTAATGTATGTGTAGTAAGATCATTATCATTATCGCAAGATTAAATTCCAGCAGTAGACAAGAGTGAGTGTATGTGTGTGAGAGAGTATATTTTGAtggtgttgatgtatacattgatgtttctttttctaaaaGTTCGAGCTTTTAGCTGAAATGGTAACGaagatggtatcagagcaagggaAGTGCATTGAAAGAATATTTTTTGACATTTAATCTCCCTTAATGCCCGTTTTTAGATGAAACGGTAACAACCAAATGGAACCGACATAGTTTTCCCTCACATTGAAAAAAGAAGCGTGTTATactactaaaagggcaaaagagCAAGGTTATAATTTCTTTttggaccaagtttccctccacctacggtgaatgggatctcattcacaggggggggggggcgtgagagggcgggaatgggtatcaggagggtattttggaacataccaaaaacctaggagaggtttgtgaaccctatcATAATGGGTGAACtacgtcctctatgggtggaggaaaactttgtcctttttttttcacaaacTTTGGTTGTAACAAGATTTTGTCTTATTTAATATCCAATTAATGTATATTGAATATGACTTGATACTTAATCAATGGTGCTTATCCTTGTTTAAATATATAGTATATACATATGTGTATTTGATGTATACTACACATCATCAGTTGAATTTTGAAAGACGTCAtcaagggtttgtgaaccccccccccccccacccccaaaacaTAGGGTTTGTAAAGAAGACACAAAAAGAGAGTTCTACTCGTTCAAGAACGGTGTTTGAAGCTCCAAGGGATTTAAGATGGAGAAGCAAGGATAAGAATCTCATTGTAGGTAACATTTCAATTTGTGCTTTCTCTATTGTAAAGGTAATTTAGATTGTAGGCAACGTGTTTGAAAAACGCCACAGTCAATACATTGGGCATATTGTAAGCATTCGTGCATGCCAATTGATTATATCACTGTAAGCTATCAAGTGGGTACCGCATAAATCTAAGGGTTGGTGCTCCTTTATAGTGGGTGCCACATAAACTGCGGATCGGTTCCCCCTATAGTGGATGTCGCTAAACGTTGTGTTGTGCATTGTACCACGGATGAATTTGGATTATGGCTAACTTAAACAGTCATTTGCACTATAGACGTAGCCACATTGGCAAACCACGTATGTCTCGTGGTGTGGATGTGCTTGTatgtggtggtctctttgtgcCTTGTGGTTGTGTGCCGGCTCAACATGTGAGACTCCTTCAATCGGTGAGAAAAGTTTTGTGAGACACTGGTAACTAATTTACCCCATCTTAGTGACAGTCTAAATCAGAGCTCGGTCTCCTATTGGCTAAATCAGCTAGGAGCAATCCCAATAAACTTAGATGGCTTCAGGTGAAGGATCTTCCTCCCTTAAAGCCCTAATGTTCGATGGAACCAATTACGCCTTTTTGAAGGTCAGAATGTACGTAGACATCCTTGACTGCTCTAGGGTATGATGTGTGGGAGTCAATTGTGCATAGCTATGTGGAACCATCTACCCATCCCCGAAAATTTATCCTCTCCAGTGCGGTGTACAGCCTAGTACACTACACTTAATAATCCAACCATTCACCCAGCactagaaaggataaaaagacgCAACTGCCCATGTTTTTCTGGTCAATTCAAGGGTACAAAAATGCTATCATGTGTGGTCTTGAGGACAATGAGCTTGCATAGATGAATCCTTTCTACAATAGTAGTTAAATAATAGCATTAGCTAGAGATACATTTGTAAACCAGAATGTGAATTGGAGCGATCTTTATGCTTATTGCTAATAAATATGGAGTAATGTGTCCTGTGCTTTAGGAGGTAAGCTGATGAATCAGATGGAGTTAATTTGCCATCTCATTATAAAACTGCACTCAAAAGCTATCATTTATTTcattggtttttgcaggtttaATTAATTCATTATTAGCCGATTATGTAGTTAGTTCACTTTTGATTGGTAGAGACGATggaacttcatcttctcttttgaTACATGAAGCATGTTGGTGTTCAAGACTACAAAGTCGGTGTTGCTGTTGCTCCAGTCCAGCTTCAATTGGGTGTTGGAAGATAGTTGTCATTGCCTAAATTTTAAGAACCAGTAGtcctttcattttcattttctgtcaGTACGTACTGCACCTGTATCATCCATCAAATTTTGCCAGACTACCCTTGTCCTAGTTTGATAGGTGTATTTATTTGAATGCATATTTACGTGTAAGGGTGTACGTGTTTGTAAATCCACATATATGTAAAACCCGGAATTGGGATCCGGATCGGCTCCACCCGCCCGATTGTAATATGGATCAGAATGAGGTAGCTAGGATTAGTGAGGAATCAGCCAAAAcccaatccagatcctctacggtgcgCTGCTCCAACGTCCGTGTGTTGTACAGACACAAGGTCACGTGCAATGATCGCTTTACCTCCACCCGGGCAAGGTGCTCAGGCAAGCGGTCATTGCGTGCGATCCTGTGTCTACACAGCACGACCGTTGGGGTAGCCCGcaccatagaggatctggatccaccAAAATCTTCCCTGATCCTAGAATTTAGAAGGGGTTGACCGACCGGATTGAAAAGAATCGGATCCAGGACGATCCAACTCCGATTTTTTAATCCTTGCTCATAAAAGGAAGTAGGAATAAAATTTGTATATTTGATAAATACCACAGTGAATGGAGAATCCCTTGCGTAGCAGTTTGGGTGTTTTGGGATAGGAGAGTGTGGATGACATTATCAATTTCATAAAGTAGAGAGCAAAATAATAATGACTCTTGATGGATGGGTGAACCCTTCTTTgcgggtggaggaaaactttctccattctTTTAGGACTGAgattccctccacccatggtgaatggcaCCGAATGAGAGAGAGTAGGAAAAGGTATCGGAACGGTATTCtagaatatactaaaaccctaggaaggGTTTTGAACcgtaggatggtgggtgaaccgtcctctatgggtggagggaaactttagTCTTTTTATGtagaaaattttattgaaagaaaTCCATATATAGTTCAAATATGCAGGTCTTCATATCGGACCTCTGTGAGTCTAATTCATGGGGAATACCTTAACTATAGGTGAAGGAAAAACTTGGTCTTTATTTTATAAATCTTAAGGAAAGGGTCATTATGACATTTAACCATAAGAGTCGATCTCACACCAACCATGGGGCGTGGTTCTAAtagttaaatgtcattggagaggatctggccCTCGACGTGACGTTAGAGTGCAGATTAACACCAATGAAGGAAACCGTAGATGAATCCGGCAGTAGGGGGAAGGGTTTAATGAGGAGATCGAAAGAGGACATTGTAAACCTAAGTTTCAGTCCAGACATTGTAATAGCCAGTTATTAGCCACCGATACTCTTTATTATAGACTCTCAAGAGTAGCTAGGCTTCTGTCTGTGACCATCAATGAATCATTGAAATATACATTATGGGtcttttaatttgaaattaaaagCTTTTAATCAGACCACACCAACTTACTCTGTCTCTCGTGGTAGGGAGAAGGGAAGGGCATTTAACCTGCCCTTAAATACTCATAACTGTGCCCTAACCGCTCAAATTCACTCCCCTCTCGTCTATAAAAGGGTTGGATACCATCAAACAACATCACCACGTACACCATCTAAGGTTCTCAGTTTGGAAGCTTTAGCTTTCATATAGAGTGATAGGTAGGGAGAGAGTGactgtgcgtgtgtgtgtgtgtgagtgcgTGAGAGGGAGATCAATGGCGAAATGGAATGTGGTGATGGTCTTGTTTGCCCTAGCCATCGTCCAAACAACTGCTAGGAACATTCCTACCGAAGCTACTCTCAAAACTGTagacgacaacaacaacaagaatggCAATGTGCCAACCGACGCGGGTCTCAACGACCAAAAGAACTTTATCTCATACGGTGGCGTTGGTGGCGTTGCCGGCATTGGCGGTGTGGCTGGTGTCCTCCCTGTCGGCGGcattggtggtggtgctggaaTCGGTGGTGGAGTTGGTGGACTCGGTGGTGTCGGTGGATTCGGCGGCCTTGGTGGACTTGGTGGCATTGGTGGTGCTGGTGCCGGGGTCGGTGGGCTTGGTGGGTTAGGAGGGGTAGGTGGCTTGGGAGGTGCTGGTTTGGGTGGTGGCGTTGGTGGTGGAGCTGGTGGCGGAGTcggtgctggtggtggtgttCTCCCTTTCCCTTGACTTCGTTCATACCATTATCATGCATGACCTTCACGTGTAGCCCATGGGTGTGCTTAAGTTAGTGGCTAATCAACCGAGGTTTCATATCAGCATAACCCTACTTATTTATCAGCGTTTTGTTAAGGGTTTGTAGTAGGTTTGGTTGTTACGTTAGTTAAGTGTGAGGATtattactctttttctttttagtattTCTAGTTTTTAATGCAAGTTTGCTAATCAAGATCTTGGATGTACTTCGTCTGAAATTAATAGAATGCAAAGGTGTGAACTTGCAATTTCCTTAAAACAGTGCAATCTCGTGCTGCCTAGATACAATTAATGACCGTCGTACCTTTACTCGGGCAAAGTGTTTGAGCAGCGGTAAGGCGTACATTGTGCGCAACACCATGTTTGGGCATACGGTCCTGTcaggcagctcgacagtagagaatccaaattgaTATATATAGGAGTGGTTACAACAGTGAACCAAACAGGTCAAAGGTTTGGATTTTGGTCAAAACTTGATCAAAAAACAACTGCCAATAATAAATGAGAGTTTTGaactattttttgtttggtaaaagtTTTGAACCAGCATGGTAAACACTTGACGGTAACTTGAGCTTGTGGAATTTGTATAGGAAGGTCTTGGACTCTTGGGCAATAAAATGAACCCTCCAGGCTCTAAGCCTCCAAGCACCCTCAAGGCCTCAATAAAGCTTCATGTTTGGGAAAACAGTAGAAGGTAGGAAATGTAATGAAGATTTAATAGGATGGGGCAACCCCACATTGAAAGGACACTGCTGAGTCAGACTTTATAAGATCGAAGACTGTCAAATGTATTTCCTGTATTATTTGACATCAGCTTTTAATTACCCttatcttattttcaaaaggGTCTTTTTAATGAGgataatagtgtcatttcatatgtatatatatgataATGATATGTTATTCTCAACttatttttaaaatctttttataatttttctattaaaaaatttttaaaaataaaataaaagataattaaaaaaatatgtcaaattctaaatacacttatAAGTTATCAATTGGAAGAACACCTTAGAAGGATTGCTCATCTGAACACAAAAGCAGATGAGCAATCCTATAGAAGGGTTCACTAGCTATTATATCTAAAACCCGATGAGTCTTAGGACGTCAAGGAGAATGGATCCTTTGTAATTACACTCACATATGTGTACATGTTAGGTTTCAACACTTAGTCAATTTTGCTTCTGTATACCCCACTTCatattttaaatgaaaagaaatgagacaAGTGTTGGCACCTGACATGTATGTACACAGAAACTCTTTCTGTACTCAAAGTAGTCACTGTTGGTTGCTAGTTGCTACAACCCAACGTTTCTTGATACCTGATTAagtaaaaaacacaaacaaatcaATTACCACTTTAATCGTATTGCTAAGGAATGAATAAATTAAAGATGGCTTAAGAGTCACAATACGTACATGAAAATAAGTTTGCAGGTCGTCCTGAAATTAATAACTGTTGATTTAAAACCATTGAATCTAAGCCGTTAAACTACTTTATCTCATTTTACCTGACACAAGCTCCGACGGTGATCTCTCTCCCCTTCACTGTGGTTGCATTCCCACATTACTCTCTCTTTCACTCCcacctccccctctctccctgcatattgttagggttagggttttaagcacaaggttgcttaaagcattacaccctgagtatctagtttggaatacctagactgctgcctccagctagtatatataggaaaactagggtttaggtcagatgggctaattactagattgcccctcacagcctgagcattaatacaagtaggattatattagaacatataaaggaatattacataaatacccttacaatctcctcctatgttctacatatatccattacacatgtataggaaccattgttcaatcagtaattgaattaatataaattgaatatcaataatccaataaatcaaataagaaataagtaaacttcaagaaataaaacaaaggttttagatcaaaactaaacccaacaataaatccaagttccacatgcaagtggctaaaccaaaagaaataatcaaaaggaaaagtccttgcaatccatgtgactttactcatcaagtaagtcatcctcatcgagatccgattcaaccgttctcctccatcttcgccattctcgtaatttgtcaaatatgaatttcataagatattatgaattcaatcatttgcacaatagtatctagttcaacaataagaacttagtacatttcatatatggtgaaggtaaatcaaaaaacaataagcatcatcatcaagtttctttacaagaactcgatcctatatagtctctatcataaggaccataccatgtttccatttagAATATCgtattcgtcatatcagtcatagatttatgttgtatcatcaaatttggaatggtacaccatactatgaaagacatgtcatcaaatttggaatgacataaagactagcacaatatcattgaaacatatcggacattttccatattcctttgtggaataacaaagtaaggagacttcacatgaaaatttgctaccccatcaagtttggaatggtttcacaaaccccatacttagtaacctaactaagttatcgaAACgataaactgtcccgaatgcttaccaaggctagatgagattcgaataattcaaaataatatcgggttaggttaagaccgactaaatggtctttaaccccatctccccgtagttttgaatgtttgatctttgttcaatccctttgtaag
The sequence above is a segment of the Telopea speciosissima isolate NSW1024214 ecotype Mountain lineage chromosome 7, Tspe_v1, whole genome shotgun sequence genome. Coding sequences within it:
- the LOC122669548 gene encoding glycine-rich cell wall structural protein 1-like → MAKWNVVMVLFALAIVQTTARNIPTEATLKTVDDNNNKNGNVPTDAGLNDQKNFISYGGVGGVAGIGGVAGVLPVGGIGGGAGIGGGVGGLGGVGGFGGLGGLGGIGGAGAGVGGLGGLGGVGGLGGAGLGGGVGGGAGGGVGAGGGVLPFP